The proteins below come from a single Gordonia sp. X0973 genomic window:
- a CDS encoding beta-phosphoglucomutase family hydrolase, which produces MLGLPDSITVALFDLDGVLTDTASVHMAAWTETFNDFLAHAVDDEGHAPAPFTPADYLAHVDGRPREDGINAFLAARHITVDRDTVEKIAAEKNAKFLAILDRDGVRAYPDAVAYLHAARDAGLGIAVVTSSRNGGPVLTAAGLSEFVTRRVDGNDIVERGLAGKPAPDSFLLGAQLMGVGPAAAAVFEDAVSGVAAGAAGDFAAVVGVDRTTGAESGPHSIESGAQPSAHAKALAGAGATIVVTSLDQLRTAPPETGADQ; this is translated from the coding sequence ATGTTGGGGCTGCCGGATTCCATCACCGTCGCACTCTTCGACCTCGACGGAGTGTTGACCGACACCGCGTCGGTGCACATGGCCGCGTGGACCGAGACCTTCAACGATTTCCTGGCGCACGCCGTCGATGACGAGGGGCACGCCCCCGCGCCGTTCACGCCGGCCGATTACCTCGCCCACGTCGACGGACGCCCCCGCGAGGACGGCATCAACGCCTTCCTCGCCGCGCGCCACATCACCGTCGACCGGGACACCGTCGAGAAGATCGCGGCGGAGAAGAACGCGAAGTTCCTCGCCATCCTGGACCGCGACGGGGTGCGCGCCTACCCCGATGCCGTCGCCTACCTGCACGCCGCGCGCGATGCCGGGCTGGGCATCGCCGTCGTCACGTCGTCGCGCAACGGCGGACCGGTGCTGACGGCCGCCGGGCTCAGCGAGTTCGTGACCAGACGCGTCGACGGCAACGACATCGTCGAGCGCGGGTTGGCGGGCAAACCGGCCCCGGACTCCTTCCTCCTGGGCGCGCAGCTGATGGGGGTCGGCCCGGCCGCGGCCGCCGTATTCGAGGACGCCGTGTCCGGGGTGGCCGCGGGGGCGGCCGGCGACTTCGCCGCCGTCGTCGGCGTCGACCGGACGACTGGCGCCGAGAGCGGGCCGCATTCGATTGAATCGGGCGCGCAGCCCAGCGCCCATGCGAAGGCCCTGGCCGGCGCGGGCGCGACCATCGTCGTGACCAGCCTCGACCAGTTGAGGACGGCACCCCCGGAGACAGGAGCAGACCAGTGA
- a CDS encoding ABC transporter ATP-binding protein: MIEIAGVSKSFGDKTAVDDVTFTAAPGGVTYLLGPNGAGKTTLMRMIAGLASPDAGTITVNGRRLHELDDVKREVGFSLDARAGHPRHTALQHLRWQARLAGIDQDRVHPALDAVGLRAAAHRLVGGFSLGMQQRLGIASALLGDPATLVLDEPANGLDVEGVLWLRDLFGRLTAQGRTLLVASHSLTEVEITASWIVIMGQGRVLSSTPRDEVLARGEGPRRLESAYLDITRGSVEYATGADR, translated from the coding sequence TTGATCGAGATAGCGGGGGTCTCCAAGTCCTTCGGCGACAAGACCGCCGTCGACGACGTCACCTTCACCGCGGCTCCGGGCGGGGTGACCTACCTCCTCGGGCCGAACGGCGCCGGTAAGACGACGCTGATGCGGATGATCGCGGGCTTGGCGTCGCCCGACGCCGGCACCATCACCGTCAACGGCCGGCGCCTGCACGAACTCGACGACGTGAAGCGCGAGGTCGGGTTCTCCCTCGACGCACGCGCCGGGCACCCCAGGCATACCGCGCTGCAGCATCTGCGCTGGCAGGCGCGGCTGGCGGGGATCGACCAGGACCGGGTGCACCCCGCGCTGGATGCCGTCGGGCTGCGGGCCGCGGCGCATCGCCTCGTGGGCGGGTTCTCCCTCGGGATGCAGCAGCGGCTCGGCATCGCCTCGGCACTGCTCGGCGACCCCGCGACGCTGGTCCTGGACGAGCCGGCGAACGGGCTCGACGTGGAGGGGGTGCTGTGGCTGCGCGACCTCTTCGGCCGGCTGACCGCGCAGGGGCGGACGCTGCTCGTCGCCTCGCACAGCCTCACCGAGGTGGAGATCACCGCGTCGTGGATCGTGATCATGGGCCAGGGGCGGGTGCTGTCGAGCACCCCGCGCGACGAGGTGCTGGCCCGCGGCGAGGGCCCGCGCCGCCTCGAGTCGGCCTACCTGGACATCACCCGGGGCAGCGTCGAATACGCCACCGGGGCGGACCGGTGA
- a CDS encoding ABC transporter permease, which produces MTGLRRSVRAELAKLSWRSPVLYALVPLAVVIPVLINGAIAAAAERDVINGRGGMDTDNAAYWVIVFSTFILMAGAVTSYCGEFGDHTAPMVFQIAPARWRLPVAKLIVFGGLAGLTVFATTLINLAVLPKVFPEVWDRVDPLDSDGIHLLVGTPVLAVLIVVLALGIAMLIPRPGVVIMVLLLWRWGVEVCVGFIRGDFGTALQRYSLFKNGEIGAGQSPTFDSPFGGPVGAMAYFGCVALIVFAVGLYRLHATDVRDD; this is translated from the coding sequence GTGACCGGGTTGCGCCGCTCGGTGCGCGCGGAGTTGGCCAAGCTCTCCTGGCGCAGCCCGGTGCTGTACGCCCTCGTGCCGCTGGCCGTCGTCATCCCGGTGCTGATCAACGGGGCGATCGCCGCCGCCGCGGAGCGCGACGTCATCAACGGGCGCGGCGGGATGGACACCGACAACGCGGCCTACTGGGTCATCGTCTTCTCGACCTTCATCCTGATGGCCGGCGCGGTCACCTCCTACTGCGGCGAGTTCGGCGACCACACCGCGCCGATGGTGTTCCAGATCGCCCCGGCGCGGTGGCGACTGCCCGTCGCCAAACTGATCGTGTTCGGCGGGCTCGCCGGCCTCACCGTCTTCGCGACAACGCTGATCAACCTCGCGGTGCTGCCCAAGGTGTTCCCGGAGGTCTGGGATCGGGTCGACCCGCTCGATTCCGACGGCATCCACCTGCTCGTCGGCACGCCCGTGCTGGCCGTCCTCATCGTCGTGTTGGCCCTCGGCATCGCCATGCTGATCCCGCGTCCCGGGGTCGTGATCATGGTCCTGCTGTTGTGGCGGTGGGGGGTCGAGGTGTGCGTCGGGTTCATCCGCGGCGACTTCGGCACCGCGCTGCAGCGGTACTCGCTGTTCAAGAACGGCGAGATCGGGGCCGGTCAGTCGCCGACCTTCGACAGCCCGTTCGGCGGCCCGGTCGGTGCGATGGCGTATTTCGGTTGCGTCGCGCTCATCGTGTTCGCCGTGGGGCTCTATCGCCTGCACGCGACCGATGTCCGTGACGACTGA
- a CDS encoding PhzF family phenazine biosynthesis protein, with protein sequence MQRPFAQVDVFTDRPTAGNPVAVVCDGDGLDDATMAAFARWTNLSETTFVQTPIEPAADYRLRIFTPTGELPFAGHPTLGSAHAWLERSGTTRRQIVQECGIGLVEIRRDGERLAFAAPDLRRGGPVEDHVLDRVVAALRLSPEQVIGADWVDNGPPWIGVRLASAQDVLDLRPDNESLGALMVGVVGAYPDGGGPDGAAVEVRAFAPGVGVPEDPVTGSLNAGLAKWLRAAGHVPSRYVASQGTALGRAGRVFVHDDDTDIWIGGQSVTVVSGTVEL encoded by the coding sequence ATGCAGCGTCCCTTCGCACAGGTCGACGTGTTCACGGACCGGCCGACCGCGGGTAACCCGGTCGCGGTGGTGTGCGACGGCGACGGGCTCGACGACGCCACGATGGCGGCCTTCGCGCGCTGGACCAACCTCTCCGAGACGACCTTCGTCCAAACGCCGATCGAGCCAGCCGCCGACTATCGCCTGCGCATCTTCACCCCGACCGGGGAACTGCCCTTCGCCGGCCACCCGACCCTCGGCTCGGCCCATGCCTGGTTGGAGCGCTCCGGGACGACGCGACGCCAGATTGTGCAGGAATGCGGGATCGGGCTCGTCGAGATCCGCCGCGACGGCGAGCGCCTCGCCTTCGCCGCCCCCGATCTGCGGCGCGGCGGTCCGGTGGAGGATCACGTCCTCGATCGGGTCGTCGCGGCGCTGCGCCTGTCTCCCGAGCAGGTGATCGGCGCCGACTGGGTGGACAACGGCCCGCCCTGGATCGGGGTGCGCCTGGCGTCGGCGCAGGACGTGCTCGACCTGCGGCCCGACAACGAGTCGCTCGGCGCGCTGATGGTCGGGGTCGTTGGCGCCTACCCGGACGGCGGCGGCCCGGACGGGGCCGCGGTCGAGGTGCGCGCCTTCGCCCCCGGGGTCGGCGTGCCGGAGGACCCGGTCACCGGCAGCCTCAACGCCGGATTGGCCAAGTGGTTGCGCGCAGCCGGACACGTGCCGAGCCGGTACGTCGCGTCGCAGGGCACCGCGTTGGGGCGGGCCGGGCGCGTCTTCGTCCACGACGACGACACCGACATCTGGATCGGCGGCCAATCGGTGACGGTGGTGTCCGGGACGGTCGAGCTGTGA
- a CDS encoding TatD family hydrolase has translation MDRRPIGDGGVRDGRAVSKKSRREPPPDPAPLPGLVDAHTHLAACGGRDADAVTAILDRAAAVGIDQVVTVADDMVDARWAVAAAEWDGRCYAAVALHPMHAGDLDDESAAELEQMATHPRVVAVGETGLDYYWPSRSEDCAPPQVQERAFRWHIDLAKRVGKPLMIHNREADRDLLDILADAGAPETVIMHCFSGDAAIARECVDAGYFLSFSGTVTFTNAASLQEAALLVPDEQILVETDAPFLTPHPYRGARNESYCLPYTARFLAGLRGVSDEEMAALLGDNARRIYHIG, from the coding sequence CTGGATCGGCGGCCAATCGGTGACGGTGGTGTCCGGGACGGTCGAGCTGTGAGCAAGAAGTCGCGGCGCGAGCCGCCGCCGGATCCCGCGCCGCTGCCGGGACTCGTCGACGCCCACACCCACCTCGCGGCCTGCGGCGGCCGGGACGCGGATGCGGTGACGGCGATCCTCGACCGAGCGGCCGCGGTCGGCATCGACCAGGTGGTGACCGTCGCCGACGACATGGTCGACGCCCGGTGGGCCGTGGCCGCGGCCGAGTGGGACGGCCGCTGCTACGCGGCGGTCGCGTTGCACCCGATGCACGCCGGCGACCTCGACGACGAATCGGCGGCCGAGCTGGAACAGATGGCGACCCATCCCCGCGTCGTGGCCGTCGGCGAGACCGGCCTGGACTACTACTGGCCGTCGCGATCGGAGGACTGTGCCCCGCCGCAGGTGCAGGAGCGGGCGTTCCGGTGGCATATCGACCTGGCCAAGCGGGTCGGCAAGCCGCTGATGATCCACAACCGCGAGGCCGACCGCGACCTGCTGGACATCCTCGCCGACGCCGGCGCCCCGGAGACGGTGATCATGCACTGCTTCTCCGGCGACGCGGCGATCGCCCGGGAATGCGTCGACGCGGGGTATTTCCTGAGCTTCTCCGGGACCGTCACCTTCACCAATGCCGCGTCCTTGCAGGAGGCCGCCCTGCTCGTCCCCGACGAGCAGATCCTCGTCGAGACCGATGCACCCTTCCTGACGCCGCACCCGTATCGTGGAGCCCGCAACGAGTCCTACTGCCTGCCGTACACGGCGCGATTCCTGGCCGGGCTGCGCGGCGTATCCGACGAGGAGATGGCGGCCCTGCTCGGCGACAACGCTCGTCGGATTTATCACATCGGCTAG
- a CDS encoding resuscitation-promoting factor, with translation MTHNVSRHQDDARSSTVLSTLNRSRSMRPRLAVGAVLATLAAGGIVGLASHKTVTLDVDGQSRQVSTMAYSVDTVLRSQGYHPVNEDVVSPAGGSKLHDGQTITYKRHKTVTLDVGGEKRTIITTASTVDELLAEQNMANASTPSTLTTLPLTGAVVAVTPPVPVNLTDGTVSWRPVMGAQTVGELLARTGKPLAPTDKVVPAANTPVTKDMKITVTRIRTAESTRVENVAAPEIAKKDPNLISGRKVVEKPGKPGQARITYAVTVVNGKEIKRTKLTEQDLVKPVPATVRVGSKPGAPYVPPGSVWDQLAQCEATGNWAINTGNGFYGGVQFDAGTWLRWGGGKYAPRADLATREEQIDIAKKTLAAQGWGAWPACSSRLGLR, from the coding sequence ATGACACACAACGTGAGCCGCCACCAGGACGACGCACGGTCCTCGACCGTGCTCAGCACACTGAACCGGTCGCGGTCGATGCGGCCGCGCCTCGCGGTGGGAGCCGTGTTGGCGACGCTGGCCGCGGGCGGCATCGTCGGCCTCGCCTCGCACAAGACCGTCACGCTCGACGTCGACGGCCAGTCGCGGCAGGTGTCGACGATGGCCTACTCGGTGGACACCGTGCTGCGGTCGCAGGGCTACCACCCGGTCAACGAGGACGTCGTGTCGCCGGCCGGGGGATCGAAGCTCCACGACGGCCAGACCATCACCTACAAGCGCCACAAGACGGTCACCCTCGACGTCGGCGGCGAGAAGCGCACGATCATCACGACGGCCTCGACCGTCGACGAGCTGCTCGCCGAGCAGAACATGGCCAATGCCTCGACGCCCTCCACCCTCACCACCCTGCCGCTGACCGGCGCGGTGGTGGCGGTGACGCCGCCGGTGCCGGTCAACCTGACCGACGGCACGGTGTCGTGGCGCCCGGTCATGGGTGCGCAGACCGTCGGCGAGCTGCTCGCCCGCACCGGCAAGCCGCTGGCGCCGACCGACAAGGTCGTGCCCGCCGCGAACACGCCGGTGACCAAGGACATGAAGATCACGGTGACCCGGATCCGCACCGCGGAGTCGACTCGCGTCGAGAACGTCGCCGCGCCGGAGATCGCGAAGAAGGATCCGAATCTGATTTCCGGTCGCAAGGTCGTCGAGAAGCCGGGCAAGCCCGGTCAGGCGCGGATCACCTACGCGGTCACCGTCGTCAACGGTAAAGAGATCAAGCGGACCAAGCTGACCGAGCAGGACCTGGTCAAGCCGGTTCCCGCCACGGTGCGCGTCGGCTCGAAGCCCGGTGCCCCCTACGTCCCGCCGGGGTCGGTCTGGGATCAGCTCGCGCAGTGCGAGGCGACCGGGAACTGGGCCATCAACACCGGCAACGGTTTCTACGGCGGCGTGCAGTTCGACGCCGGTACCTGGCTGCGCTGGGGCGGCGGCAAGTACGCGCCGCGCGCCGACCTCGCCACCCGCGAGGAGCAGATCGACATCGCCAAGAAGACCTTGGCCGCGCAGGGCTGGGGAGCCTGGCCCGCCTGCTCGTCGCGTCTGGGCCTGCGCTGA
- the rsmA gene encoding 16S rRNA (adenine(1518)-N(6)/adenine(1519)-N(6))-dimethyltransferase RsmA, translating into MARLLVASGPALSDQPRLLGPAQIRGLAAELGVRPTKTLGQNFVHDANTVRRIVATAGVGPDDHVLEVGPGLGSLTLALLGAAGSVEAVEIDPVLAARLPETIAEYAPAQRDSFQVHLADALRITADELSGEPTALVANLPYNVAVPVLLHLMSEVPSLRTALVMVQAEVADRLAAGPGGRVYGVPSVKARYFGDVSRAGSVGRNVFWPEPKVESGLVRIDRTDAYPRDTATREQVFAVIDAAFAQRRKTLRAALAGWAGSPAQAEVRLRAAGIDPSARGERLDVADFVALAATALP; encoded by the coding sequence CTGGCCCGCCTGCTCGTCGCGTCTGGGCCTGCGCTGAGCGATCAGCCGCGACTTCTGGGTCCCGCCCAGATTCGCGGGCTCGCCGCCGAATTGGGCGTGCGGCCGACCAAGACGCTCGGACAGAACTTCGTCCACGACGCCAACACGGTGCGGCGCATCGTCGCGACGGCCGGCGTCGGCCCCGACGACCACGTCCTCGAGGTGGGGCCGGGCCTGGGGTCGCTGACCCTCGCGCTCCTGGGGGCCGCGGGCTCGGTCGAGGCCGTCGAGATCGATCCCGTCCTCGCCGCCCGGCTGCCCGAGACGATCGCCGAATACGCACCGGCGCAACGGGATTCGTTTCAGGTCCACCTGGCCGACGCCCTGCGTATCACCGCCGACGAGTTGAGCGGCGAGCCCACCGCGCTGGTCGCGAACCTGCCCTACAACGTCGCCGTCCCCGTTCTGCTGCACCTGATGTCGGAGGTGCCATCGTTGCGCACCGCGCTGGTCATGGTGCAGGCGGAGGTGGCCGACCGCCTCGCCGCCGGACCGGGCGGCCGCGTCTACGGGGTGCCCAGCGTCAAAGCCCGCTACTTCGGCGACGTGTCGCGCGCCGGATCGGTGGGCCGCAATGTGTTCTGGCCCGAGCCGAAGGTCGAGTCCGGACTGGTCCGCATCGATCGGACCGACGCCTATCCGCGCGACACGGCGACCCGCGAGCAGGTCTTCGCCGTGATCGACGCCGCCTTCGCGCAGCGTCGCAAGACGCTGCGGGCCGCATTGGCGGGGTGGGCGGGCTCCCCGGCGCAGGCCGAGGTGCGATTGCGGGCGGCGGGGATCGACCCGTCGGCCCGCGGTGAGCGTCTCGACGTCGCGGACTTCGTCGCGCTCGCCGCCACTGCACTACCCTGA
- a CDS encoding 4-(cytidine 5'-diphospho)-2-C-methyl-D-erythritol kinase: MTASPGSITARAAAKINLHLGVGGLRDDGYHELATVFQAVSLFDDVTVRHAAELSVRTVGEGADQVPADPRDNLAARAALSVDPQARVSIEIEKSIPVAGGMAGGSADAAAALVACARLFGAGWDRAETMAAAAALGSDVPFSVRGGTALGTGRGEDLSPVLSRGEFHWVLAIAKTGLSTPAVFAELDRLRAKGGAEPDDGVPSSPDALLRALAAGDVEEVAGLLHNDLQPAALSLQPVLRRTLRAGTDAGALAGIVSGSGPTCAFLCADEESTVRVAAELAGAGVAKSVRTAHGPVAGARLR; encoded by the coding sequence GTGACCGCTTCCCCCGGCTCGATCACCGCACGCGCGGCGGCGAAGATCAACCTGCACCTGGGCGTCGGCGGATTGCGCGACGACGGGTACCACGAGCTGGCCACCGTATTCCAGGCCGTTTCCCTTTTCGACGACGTGACCGTGCGGCACGCGGCTGAGCTGTCGGTGCGGACCGTCGGCGAGGGTGCCGACCAGGTGCCCGCCGATCCGCGCGACAACCTGGCCGCCCGTGCGGCACTGTCGGTCGACCCGCAGGCGCGGGTGTCCATCGAGATCGAGAAGTCGATCCCGGTGGCGGGGGGGATGGCAGGCGGAAGCGCCGACGCGGCGGCGGCACTGGTCGCCTGCGCCCGACTGTTCGGCGCCGGTTGGGACCGCGCCGAGACAATGGCGGCGGCCGCGGCCTTGGGCTCCGACGTGCCGTTCTCGGTGCGCGGCGGTACCGCACTGGGGACCGGGCGCGGGGAAGACCTCTCGCCGGTCCTGTCCCGGGGGGAGTTCCACTGGGTGCTGGCGATCGCCAAGACCGGCCTGTCCACCCCGGCCGTCTTCGCCGAGTTGGATCGGCTCCGCGCCAAGGGGGGAGCCGAGCCCGACGATGGCGTGCCGTCGAGCCCGGATGCGTTGCTGCGCGCCCTGGCCGCCGGCGACGTCGAGGAGGTCGCCGGATTGCTGCACAACGACCTGCAGCCCGCGGCCCTGTCGTTGCAGCCGGTGCTGCGCCGCACGCTGCGGGCCGGAACGGACGCGGGGGCGTTGGCGGGCATCGTCTCGGGATCGGGTCCGACCTGCGCCTTCCTGTGCGCCGACGAGGAGTCGACCGTTCGGGTGGCCGCGGAGTTGGCCGGTGCCGGGGTGGCCAAGTCGGTCCGCACCGCCCACGGTCCCGTCGCCGGCGCGCGTTTGCGTTGA
- a CDS encoding lipase family protein, translating to MRSHSLVLGAALTASALTLTTAVSASPATAAPATGAVLGQSAVAAANLPSGAARGVKLLYTTRDQNGRAAQTTGVVYYPRAPKPAGGWKVVSWAHGTSGIAPQCAPSRATRAVQDQSQPNISAALRRGYVVTASDYIGLGGGGTTEYLGGRSAAYNVIDMVRAARNLDPTIGKRWASLGHSQGGHAALWAARMAPRYAPDLPMVGAVALAPASQIPATMSLLQRPELPSLGQLNMTSLFGLYVMAGMDRVYPNLGVKNYLTPAGRYWLARVSKVCAQAGAAALSNVAPGTLYAKATGASPRFMAALRAYSDIPASGFRSPVRLQQGLTDTIVFPVNTSELQGQLRVGGVDVTTGWYPGGHMAVARESMENTMATVDGYFR from the coding sequence ATGCGTTCACACAGCCTCGTCCTCGGCGCCGCATTGACGGCGTCCGCGCTCACCCTCACGACCGCGGTGTCGGCCTCCCCCGCCACGGCGGCACCGGCCACCGGCGCGGTGCTCGGGCAGTCCGCCGTCGCCGCGGCCAATCTGCCGTCGGGGGCCGCGCGCGGTGTCAAGCTGCTCTACACGACCCGCGACCAGAACGGCCGGGCGGCGCAGACGACCGGTGTCGTCTACTACCCGCGTGCGCCCAAGCCGGCCGGCGGGTGGAAGGTCGTGTCGTGGGCCCACGGCACCAGCGGCATCGCCCCGCAGTGCGCGCCCAGCCGGGCCACCCGCGCGGTGCAGGACCAGTCCCAGCCGAATATCAGTGCCGCCCTGCGCCGCGGCTACGTGGTCACCGCCTCCGACTACATCGGCCTCGGCGGTGGTGGGACCACCGAATACCTCGGCGGACGCTCCGCCGCCTACAACGTGATCGACATGGTGCGCGCGGCGCGCAACCTCGATCCGACGATCGGCAAGCGCTGGGCTTCGCTGGGTCACTCGCAGGGCGGGCACGCCGCGCTGTGGGCGGCCCGTATGGCGCCGCGATACGCCCCCGACCTGCCGATGGTCGGTGCCGTTGCGCTGGCCCCGGCCAGCCAGATCCCGGCGACCATGTCGCTGCTCCAACGTCCCGAGCTGCCCAGCCTGGGCCAATTGAACATGACCTCGCTCTTCGGGCTCTACGTGATGGCCGGGATGGACCGGGTGTACCCGAACCTGGGTGTGAAGAACTACCTGACCCCGGCCGGGCGGTATTGGCTGGCGCGGGTCAGCAAGGTCTGTGCCCAGGCGGGGGCGGCCGCGCTGAGCAACGTCGCGCCCGGAACCCTCTACGCGAAGGCGACGGGTGCTTCGCCGCGGTTCATGGCGGCGCTGCGCGCGTATTCGGATATCCCGGCTTCCGGCTTCCGGAGTCCGGTCCGCCTGCAGCAGGGCCTCACCGACACCATCGTGTTTCCGGTGAACACCTCGGAGTTGCAGGGCCAGTTGCGCGTGGGTGGCGTCGACGTCACGACCGGTTGGTATCCCGGTGGCCACATGGCTGTGGCGCGGGAGTCGATGGAAAACACGATGGCCACGGTGGACGGGTACTTCCGCTGA
- a CDS encoding ABC-F family ATP-binding cassette domain-containing protein, with the protein MTAPANPVLINAEKISKSFGIKPLLTDVSVGVHAGQRIGVVGLNGGGKTTLLEILAGITEPDGGRVSVAGGARIATVTQRGELPDDATVADVVVGSLGVAEHEWAGDPRIRDVLAGIGVAELLERRTTELSGGQRRRVGLAAALVSDANVLLLDEPTNHLDIEGVQWLANHLVSRGDAVVVVTHDRWFLDTVAQRTWEVHSGRVDEYEGGYNDWVFARAERSRLADAAEERRRNLARKELAWLRRGPPARTSKPKYRIEAAEKLIADVPPPRDTVTLSAFAKRRLGRVVVELEDAHLETPVGDDGVSQVLLDGLTWRLTPGERIGLVGVNGSGKTTLLRALAGEVPVDPGRRIEGKTVSIGWLRQELDDLDPDQRVLDAVEAVATRMMVGDKELSASQLAERLGFSPARQRTPVGDLSGGERRRLQLTRVLMAEPNVLLLDEPTNDLDIDTLQQVEDLLDGWAGTLVVISHDRYLIERICDTTWALFGDGKLTNLPRGIEQYLERREELARNRTRSGSIGAASTPSAAPAPRVAGSSAAEHREARKAMGRLERQIEKLSAREEKLHTDLVEAATDQQRLVELDAELKRVVAEKEQAEAQWLEAAELAE; encoded by the coding sequence GTGACCGCCCCGGCCAACCCGGTATTGATCAATGCCGAGAAGATCAGCAAGAGCTTCGGTATCAAACCGCTGCTCACCGATGTGAGCGTCGGCGTGCACGCCGGGCAGCGGATCGGTGTCGTCGGCCTCAACGGCGGCGGCAAGACCACGTTGCTGGAGATCCTCGCGGGTATCACCGAGCCGGACGGCGGGCGCGTGTCGGTGGCCGGTGGCGCCCGGATCGCGACCGTCACCCAGCGCGGCGAGCTACCCGACGACGCGACGGTGGCCGACGTCGTCGTCGGCTCCCTCGGCGTCGCCGAACACGAATGGGCCGGGGATCCCCGGATCCGCGACGTGCTGGCGGGGATCGGGGTGGCCGAACTGCTGGAGCGGCGCACCACCGAGCTGTCCGGCGGCCAGCGCCGCCGGGTCGGCCTGGCCGCGGCACTGGTGTCCGACGCGAACGTGCTGCTGCTCGACGAGCCCACGAACCACCTCGACATCGAGGGGGTGCAGTGGCTCGCGAACCACCTCGTCTCCCGCGGTGACGCGGTCGTCGTCGTCACCCACGACCGCTGGTTCCTCGACACGGTCGCCCAACGCACCTGGGAGGTGCACTCGGGTCGGGTCGACGAGTACGAGGGCGGCTACAACGACTGGGTATTCGCCCGCGCCGAGCGCTCGCGCCTCGCCGACGCGGCCGAGGAGCGCCGCCGCAACCTGGCCCGCAAGGAGCTGGCGTGGTTGCGCCGCGGCCCGCCCGCCCGGACGTCGAAGCCCAAGTACCGGATCGAGGCGGCCGAGAAGCTGATCGCCGACGTGCCGCCGCCGCGCGACACCGTGACCCTCTCCGCGTTCGCGAAGCGACGGCTCGGCCGCGTCGTGGTCGAACTCGAGGATGCGCACCTGGAGACGCCGGTCGGCGACGACGGGGTGTCGCAGGTACTGCTCGACGGCCTGACCTGGCGGTTGACGCCGGGGGAGCGGATCGGTCTCGTCGGTGTGAACGGTTCGGGAAAGACGACGCTGCTGCGGGCGCTGGCCGGCGAGGTCCCCGTCGACCCCGGTCGGCGCATCGAGGGCAAGACCGTGTCGATCGGCTGGTTGCGCCAGGAACTCGACGACCTCGACCCCGATCAGCGGGTGCTCGACGCGGTGGAGGCCGTGGCGACGCGGATGATGGTCGGCGACAAAGAGTTGTCGGCGTCGCAGCTGGCCGAGCGACTGGGTTTCTCCCCGGCCCGCCAGCGGACACCGGTCGGCGACCTCTCCGGCGGTGAGCGACGTCGGCTGCAGCTGACGCGGGTGTTGATGGCCGAGCCGAACGTGCTGCTGCTTGACGAGCCGACCAACGATCTCGACATCGACACCCTGCAGCAGGTCGAGGACCTGCTCGACGGTTGGGCCGGCACGCTCGTCGTCATCAGCCACGACCGCTATCTGATCGAGCGGATCTGCGATACGACCTGGGCGCTCTTCGGCGACGGGAAGCTGACCAACCTCCCGCGCGGGATCGAACAATATCTGGAGCGCCGGGAAGAGTTGGCGCGCAACCGGACCCGTTCCGGGTCGATCGGTGCTGCGTCGACCCCCTCCGCTGCGCCCGCGCCGCGGGTGGCGGGCTCGTCGGCCGCCGAACACCGCGAGGCCCGCAAGGCGATGGGCCGTCTCGAGCGGCAGATCGAGAAGCTGTCGGCGCGCGAGGAGAAGCTGCACACCGATCTCGTCGAGGCCGCCACCGACCAGCAGCGGCTCGTCGAGCTCGACGCCGAACTCAAGCGCGTCGTCGCCGAGAAGGAGCAGGCCGAGGCGCAGTGGCTCGAAGCCGCCGAGCTGGCCGAATAG